One segment of Bradyrhizobium sp. WD16 DNA contains the following:
- a CDS encoding c-type cytochrome: MVGIVLALLLDARASFAQLNGHGGPVRALAVSADGMSLVSGSFDTSAIRWSLATESAAQVLRFHADAVNAVAFLKDGRVATAGADARIAIWTAGRQQPDAVFEGHTAPIVSLVVSPDGRTLASAAWDRTVRLWSLTGGPARVLEGHTQNVNGVAFAPDGKSLVSVGYDRAARIWPLPRGAPQVVNMPSPLNAVAIASEGGIVIGGADGKLRFLTGSGAADGEVQVGMAPVVALAISPDGASIAGAVVGGSVAIVDRRTRTVVRTMVVPGPVWSVAFLPDSATLLTGGADGAIRRWNAMTGDAIGSSLRGTAQDPLAAFGGDRGAEVFRACVACHTLSDKETARAGPSLAGLFGRRIATLPGYRYSEALQKMDIVWTPETVAKLFEIGPSAYTPGTKMPEQRIGSPEDRRALTDFLARATAIE, from the coding sequence GTGGTCGGCATCGTCCTCGCGTTGCTGCTCGATGCCCGCGCGAGCTTCGCTCAACTGAACGGCCATGGCGGTCCGGTGCGGGCTCTGGCGGTCTCGGCAGACGGCATGAGCCTCGTCTCCGGCAGCTTCGATACCTCGGCCATTCGCTGGTCTCTGGCGACGGAATCCGCGGCGCAGGTGCTTCGTTTCCATGCCGATGCCGTCAATGCGGTGGCCTTCCTGAAGGACGGGCGCGTCGCCACCGCCGGCGCGGACGCGCGGATCGCGATCTGGACCGCTGGCCGGCAACAGCCGGATGCGGTGTTCGAGGGCCATACCGCGCCGATCGTTTCGCTGGTCGTCTCGCCCGACGGCCGCACGCTCGCTTCAGCAGCATGGGACCGGACGGTTCGGCTGTGGTCGCTGACGGGTGGTCCGGCGCGAGTGCTCGAAGGCCACACGCAGAATGTCAACGGCGTCGCATTTGCGCCGGACGGCAAGTCGCTGGTCAGCGTCGGCTATGATCGCGCCGCGCGAATCTGGCCACTGCCGCGAGGAGCGCCGCAGGTGGTCAACATGCCGTCGCCGCTCAATGCGGTGGCGATCGCCAGTGAAGGCGGGATCGTCATTGGCGGTGCCGATGGCAAGCTGCGGTTTCTGACCGGAAGCGGGGCCGCCGACGGCGAGGTGCAGGTCGGCATGGCGCCGGTGGTCGCCCTGGCGATCTCGCCGGACGGCGCCTCGATCGCCGGGGCCGTGGTGGGTGGTTCGGTGGCGATCGTCGATCGCAGGACCAGGACGGTGGTGCGGACGATGGTTGTTCCCGGACCGGTCTGGTCGGTGGCGTTTCTGCCCGACAGCGCGACATTGCTGACCGGCGGTGCCGACGGTGCGATCCGGCGATGGAATGCGATGACGGGCGATGCCATCGGCTCGTCGCTGCGCGGCACGGCGCAGGATCCGCTGGCGGCCTTCGGCGGCGATCGCGGCGCCGAGGTGTTCAGGGCCTGCGTCGCCTGTCACACCTTGAGCGACAAGGAAACCGCTCGCGCCGGGCCATCGCTTGCCGGACTGTTCGGCCGCAGGATCGCGACGCTGCCCGGCTATCGCTATTCGGAAGCGCTGCAGAAGATGGACATCGTTTGGACGCCGGAGACCGTCGCGAAACTGTTCGAGATCGGGCCGAGCGCCTATACTCCGGGGACGAAGATGCCGGAACAGCGCATCGGCTCGCCGGAGGATCGCAGGGCGCTGACGGACTTTCTGGCACGCGCAACGGCGATAGAATAG